The Candida orthopsilosis Co 90-125, chromosome 3 draft sequence sequence gCATCGTATCCATTGTACCCAATTCCACATAAAATACACGCACCTTCGGCAATTAGCCAAATTGCATAATACTTCAATCTATATAAGAATCCTAAAAGCCACATATAGAAGATTCTGTAAATGAAATGGTGTTTAGTGACAAACTCTTTAGAAAATACAAACTCAGTATTGACCAATTTCGGaacttcaaacaaaaggaaTGCCCAAAATAATCCTTGcaataattttttcaatgccTGACGTCCACTCCTCGGTATTctcctctttcttttcttaCCTGGTCTCTTGTCTTCTGgaacatcatcaaacaaggTAGAGTGGATAAAGTGATCGTAGTCCACATAATCAAATGCTGGTCCGGTTAAAAGCGACGCGTAGAAGAAAACGTACCCAATAAATGGTAACAAATTGGGATGCTCATGTATAGCTCTTGTCCTATTGTAATTGCTCAAGGAGTCCAGTGGTTGTTTCCCATCGTGGATGCTCCACCCGAAGGCAGAAAGCTTAAGCACCAAAATCATCTGAGCACCAGAAATGTCAATAATAGAAGGATCATATTCAGCAAAGAACTGAAGATGGAAATGAGTATATGCCATGTGTATcatcaagaacaagaaattaATCCAAGGCATTTTGGGTGTTCTTAAATACCTCGTGATGAAGTAAGAGCCAAGGGACGATAATAATAAAGTACCTAAACCCCATCTCAAATCACATATTCCAAAAATGTAGAAAGAAGATACCAAAACATTGTAAATATTCTTGAAAAAGTACTTTTGGTCTGGAATACGTTTGAATATTATACCAAATGGGAAGGAAAGCAATGTACATAAAAGAATCTTCAAACTAGCAGGATCTAAGCCAATTGTACTCAGAAGGGCATTAATCTGGTTTTGGATAATAGCAACCATGATGCAAGCTCAGGATCAGCTCTGTTGACAATTTCTCCGAACTAAATGGAACACATGCCCCaacatatttttttttgttccttTTTTCCGTGCCGCCCAAAAGTTGGAGTTACAATTCTTTGGCATTTTCAATGTTATGGTACACATCTACATGTTGCCCTAGATTTCATTATAACAATTAAAGCTATACCCTTTCTATTCCTTAGCTTGTACAACTTGGTACCCCTCCTTGATAGCAGCTGTGATTGCCTCACTTGTATATGGAAAAGTTTCTAACGCAAAGGCAACATCATTCCACTCTTTTTGGTTTTTAGCTTTAGACAACCTAACTAATAACTTTTCACATAACTGTTTTTGATGTCGCTCTTTGTCCACAAAGccaatcaaaaatttcaaaattcgCCTGAACTCTGCATTGCTCAAAGATTTGTCAAAGGATAATCCACCGAATATATCAATAAATCCATTATAAATAGCGTTGTCTTTAGTTGCCAATTCAGCAAAAAAGAGACGACACATATCGCTTATACCCTGATCTGGATTCTCCAAACATTTGGCCATTGAGGATAACTGTCCTTTGACCTTTACTTGACCTgccaaaattaaaaaggTCACTGTCATCAAACATGTCCGTTGGACCATTATGTTTTCATCTGTTAACCGACGGTATATGAAATCAGtgttttcatcaatcaatcgGTTAAAACTCACAGCAAGATCACCCAAGCCCAACACGCAATTACATCTTATGACGGGATCTTTTGACACTTCCATGATTTTTAATAATAGTGGTAAGTTTTCTTCACAGTATATGGATGAAACACACATGAGTTTCACCAAGCATAATACAGCCTGACGTTGTAACAAGGTGTTTTTGTATTGCTTAGGCGAAAAGCAAATTTTCTTCACTAGTGATCCAAACCCCTTTAATAACGAATTGTCTGCGTATAATAGCTCCCTCTCTTTCACATGAACAACGGCATCAGcaaaatcatcttcagaaGTACCACCAATCATCTCCAACTCGTTGTCCTCGGCGTCTTCATTTGagttttcatttttgttgcTTGCTGACTCTGCTGCAtgctttttctttttaaattgAGCTTCAAGCTTCTCCAAGAAAACTATCGTTGAAATAGCAACGTGCCCAACAATAAAAAGGAGTTGCGAGAGCGAGTGACAATTCAGCTTCTCCCCCGTAGGGAAAGCAAAAACCTCTTTCGATTTCAGTCGAATAACTTCAGAACATACAGATACAGGATCCGACGAAATGCTAAAAATCGTATTTATTGCTTGCTCGGCCGTGGGAAACCATTCTCCATCATGGCATACTTTAAGAAGCACGCCTATTAGCCTTTCCATAGCAAGATCTTCTTCAGACAATTTTGGGGTAGCAGAATTTCTTTCTGCAGTGGACAATACTCTCTGTAATGCAATACATGTGTATCGACACAATACTAAGTCTGCATGGCCTTTTTCTCCTAATCCAATGTTTAGAATTGAATTAAAACCCTGTTGGGCTATTTTGTTGTCTTCAAGCGCCAACATCCCCAAGATCTTGATTGCACCACGTCTTTTTTCCTTTACAACCTGTCCTTCCTCAACATCTGCATTGTAAACATGCCATAACACTTTAATGACATCACTGTTGATATACTTTGCTTCGTACATCATACAAAGTAACTTTTCTAATGAAGCCAAATCTGCAAGACTTGCACCAACAGTTAGCTCTATGAGATTACCAGAAATATATGCAGCTTTTTCAGCATTGGAACCGGTTGGAGCCGACATGAACAAAGATTTATAACAATCTATGAGGTGTGATGCAACAGATTTACCTTCATCAGAAGAACCCTTCATCCAAACTAGATGTAGCATCTTCCGTATTCCACTTTGAGAATTCTCAATCCCATaagcatcaacaagaaCTAGAAAATCCATTGCATCTATGGCCTCATTTCTGTTTcttgaaaacaacaaacgTGAGACAACATCAACGCTGGAGTGAATCGTTTCAATAAAATCTACGGCATCTTTGtaaaaatcaaacttgaGCTTAATCCTTGCCAAAACGGTTTTATCTGGAAGATTTTGATCAGCTGGATATGTATTTTCAAGTTCGGTCGAGTTATTTTCCACATCGTTAGCTTCGTCAGATTTTTCAGATGATATTGCTGCACCATTAGCTATATTGGGGTTGCCTAAGAGTGAAGCACTCTTTTGAGAAATATCTTCATCTACCTCTTTATTCGAAGTGGAATCCTCACCCTCATCTGCCGAAGGGGTGCGGTCATCCTCCTCCACCACTACTTTTTGAGGAGAAGTGGGGATATACCTAaataattctttttcagcatcatcaagcttttctttccaaaacGTGAGGCCCAACTGAGTACCATGTACACcttgaaattggtggttGATGATAAGCTTtccaatcaatttgatcgCGTTACGTCTCACCAAAGTGCTCCTATCATCTAAAGACCGAACAGCAAGCTGCATAAATTTCTGTCTTCGAGTGGTGAgctttattttcaaatctgaAACCTTTGTCAAAGCTTGAAACGCCTTTGTTCTTACAAATGGATTCTGATCCAAAAACCGCTCTTCCAACAAATTAAGCAACTTGTCCACCTGTTGTTCATTATGAATActaatttcattttgatcTTCCACAGGGCTGTCTAGAGCTTTGAGTATACTCACCACAATATTCCCACAAGTCTCTACAACTGAACATCGCAAGGTTTGGTTAGTGTTTGCTAACAACTGGGAAATACTTGTCATCTGACGAAGAATCAGTACGGGATTTAGTTCTGAAAGTTTCACTAAAAATTCGGCAATAGCTTTTGGCCCATTTGTATCATTGGAGTTGAAGTTTGTCTGGGCAATTTCCCTCAAGACTTCCTCTGACAAAAACGTGTAATCATATTTGTCAGTCaacatattcaacaacatagCCATATACTGTGGCAAGTGGGCGTAATAAGTAAGACTCTGTGTAATGGAGTGCCTGATACATGGGCCATGAGCATGCCTTGTTACTGCTAGACACAAGTCCTCAAAAATCACCATTCTTAAACCAACCACCTTCATCCTTTCAGGGCTTTCCATTAAATTCATTATTGGACGCGTGAACAACTCAACATAAGCGTCACGTTCCGGTGTCGTCACAAATATCCTTCCTAAATTGAGATTCAACACGGCTTTTACAACAACCAAGGTATTCTCAACCTCAgtacaatttgaattccATTTCCCTAGAAACTCTTTAGATAAGGATTTTTGAGATCTGGTTGCACTCAACTGCAGGAAATCTTCCTTTGATAGCTGCTTCAATAGAACAAATATCAAGTACCCGTACCTCTCCATGGTTGATTTTACTTGCTCCAACGACTCATgaaaatcttcttcttgcATCATACGATCAAACTGTTGGCAAACAGCATTAAATGACGAGACAATAAGGTAAGATagctgctgttgctgtttcAGATGCAATGTGCGAAACCCATGGGTAAGCTCAActaaatcatcaaacaagtcGCCATTAGATGTAATAGATTCTGGGTTGTGAGCTAGCGATTCAACCAACGATTCCAACTTTGAATCAACATCGGAATACTCAACCCCATAGCTTTTATCTATGTCAAAATTGTTAACATAGGAGGAAAGACTGAATTCCATGCTGTTGCT is a genomic window containing:
- a CDS encoding Ale1 protein (S. cerevisiae homolog ALE1 has 1-acylglycerol-3-phosphate O-acyltransferase activity, 1-acylglycerophosphocholine O-acyltransferase activity and has role in glycerophospholipid biosynthetic process) — protein: MVAIIQNQINALSSTIGLDPASLKILLCTLLSFPFGIIFKRIPDQKYFFKNIYNVLVSSFYIFGICDLRWGLGTLLLSSLGSYFITRYLRTPKMPWINFLFLMIHMAYTHFHLQFFAEYDPSIIDISGAQMILVLKLSAFGWSIHDGKQPSDSLSNYNRTRAIHEHPNLLPFIGYVFFYASLLTGPAFDYVDYDHFIHSTLFDDVPEDKRPGKKRKRRIPRSGRQALKKLLQGLFWAFLLFEVPKLVNTEFVFSKEFVTKHHFIYRIFYMWLLGFLYRLKYYAIWLIAEGACILCGIGYNGYDAETKEFKWNRVQNVDPVTFELGQNVHTCLEAWNQNTNKWLKHYVYLRVAKKGRKPGFKSTVFTFATSAFWHGTRPGYYLTFVVGAFLQTIAKFYRRNIRPHFLQSDGVTPKPTKKIYDFVSWVSTQLAFGFVVQPFVILNFKKSLLCWQTVYYWLLFVIAGSFFIYRGPPAKYFTIKRPESKTKNRTTPTKSDTLNSNLSKEENDLIKNAVENNLEKNYHMPTLGVPSFDHLQSLDKDDIDEELQNLKQAWSSFKSRNFLADDDFDGLKDAYSNFTKEINEIFDRRKEEFSKQQEKSGKTD
- a CDS encoding Ycs4 condensin complex subunit yields the protein MEFSLSSYVNNFDIDKSYGVEYSDVDSKLESLVESLAHNPESITSNGDLFDDLVELTHGFRTLHSKQQQQLSYLIVSSFNAVCQQFDRMMQEEDFHESLEQVKSTMERYGYLIFVLLKQLSKEDFSQLSATRSQKSLSKEFLGKWNSNCTEVENTLVVVKAVLNLNLGRIFVTTPERDAYVELFTRPIMNLMESPERMKVVGLRMVIFEDLCLAVTRHAHGPCIRHSITQSLTYYAHLPQYMAMLLNMLTDKYDYTFLSEEVLREIAQTNFNSNDTNGPKAIAEFLVKLSELNPVSILRQMTSISQLLANTNQTLRCSVVETCGNIVVSILKALDSPVEDQNEISIHNEQQVDKLLNLLEERFLDQNPFVRTKAFQALTKVSDLKIKLTTRRQKFMQLAVRSLDDRSTLVRRNAIKLIGKLIINHQFQGVHGTQLGLTFWKEKLDDAEKELFRYIPTSPQKVVVEEDDRTPSADEGEDSTSNKEVDEDISQKSASLLGNPNIANGAAISSEKSDEANDVENNSTELENTYPADQNLPDKTVLARIKLKFDFYKDAVDFIETIHSSVDVVSRLLFSRNRNEAIDAMDFLVLVDAYGIENSQSGIRKMLHLVWMKGSSDEGKSVASHLIDCYKSLFMSAPTGSNAEKAAYISGNLIELTVGASLADLASLEKLLCMMYEAKYINSDVIKVLWHVYNADVEEGQVVKEKRRGAIKILGMLALEDNKIAQQGFNSILNIGLGEKGHADLVLCRYTCIALQRVLSTAERNSATPKLSEEDLAMERLIGVLLKVCHDGEWFPTAEQAINTIFSISSDPVSVCSEVIRSKSKEVFAFPTGEKSNCHSLSQLLFIVGHVAISTIVFLEKLEAQFKKKKHAAESASNKNENSNEDAEDNELEMIGGTSEDDFADAVVHVKERELLYADNSLLKGFGSLVKKICFSPKQYKNTLLQRQAVLCLVKLMCVSSIYCEENLPLLLKIMEVSKDPVIRCNCVLGLGDLAVSFNRLIDENTDFIYRRLTDENIMVQRTCLMTVTFLILAGQVKVKGQLSSMAKCLENPDQGISDMCRLFFAELATKDNAIYNGFIDIFGGLSFDKSLSNAEFRRILKFLIGFVDKERHQKQLCEKLLVRLSKAKNQKEWNDVAFALETFPYTSEAITAAIKEGYQVVQAKE